In Brevibacillus brevis NBRC 100599, a single genomic region encodes these proteins:
- a CDS encoding pyruvate, water dikinase regulatory protein, producing the protein MQGNQRGQLIYVVSDSIGETAELVVRAGASQFDRFLFDVQKYPYIEDKESIDEIIASAKESRAMIVFTLVIPELNTYITQQAALHGIPALDVMGPLMNTLQGMLKEPPTGKPGLVRRLDEEYFRKVDAIEFAVKYDDGRDPRGLLRADVVLIGVSRTSKTPLSMYLANKRLKVANVPLVPEVEPPEELFQLPVERCIGLTINPEQLNGIRTERLKALGLTAQANYANLERIAEELAYSKRIIERLGCTVIDVSNKAVEETANIILEMIRKNNLRNERK; encoded by the coding sequence ATGCAAGGTAATCAGCGAGGACAGCTCATCTATGTAGTCTCAGACTCCATCGGCGAAACGGCCGAACTTGTCGTTCGCGCAGGAGCTAGTCAGTTTGATCGTTTTTTGTTTGATGTACAAAAGTATCCGTATATAGAAGACAAGGAATCGATTGACGAAATCATTGCTTCGGCAAAAGAATCGCGGGCAATGATCGTTTTCACTCTGGTCATTCCGGAGCTGAATACGTATATTACACAACAAGCTGCTCTTCACGGAATTCCGGCTCTTGATGTTATGGGGCCTTTGATGAATACATTGCAGGGCATGTTGAAAGAGCCACCAACCGGAAAACCGGGTTTGGTACGCCGACTGGATGAGGAGTATTTCCGCAAAGTAGATGCCATCGAATTTGCTGTCAAATACGACGATGGTCGGGACCCACGCGGTCTGTTGCGAGCAGATGTGGTTTTGATTGGCGTTTCGCGTACTTCCAAGACGCCTCTTTCCATGTATTTGGCTAACAAACGACTTAAGGTTGCCAATGTTCCGCTTGTCCCGGAGGTAGAGCCACCGGAAGAATTGTTCCAACTGCCAGTCGAACGGTGTATTGGGCTTACCATCAATCCGGAGCAACTGAACGGCATTCGGACAGAGCGTCTGAAGGCACTGGGATTGACAGCACAAGCAAATTACGCCAATCTCGAACGGATTGCCGAAGAACTGGCGTATTCGAAGCGCATTATTGAGCGCCTCGGATGTACTGTTATTGATGTTTCCAACAAGGCAGTAGAAGAAACGGCAAACATCATTTTGGAGATGATTCGAAAAAACAATCTCCGGAATGAAAGGAAATAG